The following coding sequences lie in one Treponema socranskii subsp. buccale genomic window:
- a CDS encoding IMPACT family protein, which yields MDALTGYAVFETLVKHSRFIAELLPCASQSEARELLKSQKAKYSDASHVVHAFVTGPSAEIRGMSDDGEPSGTAARPVLDVLCGRKCTNALLTVTRYFGGTLLGTGGLVKVYGDAAKAVIEEAERLGAFSELIEKTRFSFTASYAAYEKLRHIMKEFRLFDIAERFESAVSVSGEIESGELQKFSDALRDASGGTVLLHG from the coding sequence TTGGATGCGCTTACAGGCTATGCGGTTTTTGAAACGCTCGTAAAGCATTCGCGCTTTATTGCAGAGCTTTTGCCCTGCGCGTCGCAGAGCGAAGCGCGGGAATTGTTAAAATCGCAAAAAGCGAAGTATTCCGATGCTTCTCACGTCGTCCACGCTTTTGTCACGGGTCCTTCGGCCGAAATACGCGGCATGAGCGACGACGGAGAGCCTTCGGGGACGGCTGCGCGTCCGGTGCTCGACGTGCTGTGCGGAAGGAAGTGTACGAATGCGCTTTTGACCGTTACGCGTTATTTCGGCGGAACGCTCCTCGGTACGGGCGGTCTTGTTAAAGTGTACGGAGACGCCGCAAAGGCGGTTATTGAAGAAGCGGAAAGGCTTGGTGCCTTTTCGGAGCTTATCGAAAAAACGCGTTTTTCTTTTACCGCTTCGTATGCCGCCTATGAAAAGCTTCGGCACATTATGAAAGAATTTCGTCTTTTCGATATTGCAGAACGCTTCGAATCGGCGGTAAGCGTAAGCGGAGAAATCGAAAGCGGGGAATTGCAAAAATTTTCCGATGCGCTCCGCGATGCGAGCGGAGGCACGGTTTTGCTGCACGGGTGA
- a CDS encoding DNA topoisomerase IV subunit A, translating into MAYVKNLFDSNFIQYASYVIRDRAIPELVDGLKPVQRRILHTLLEADDGKFHKVANVVGQCMKYHPHGDASIYSALVVLANKDLLVDRQGNFGNLYTGDSASAARYIECRLRPIARDILYNPKITDYVPSYDGRNKEPVMFRAKLPLVLILGAEGIAVGMSTKILPHNIREVIEAEKKCLRGEKFTLYPDFQTGGLIDVSDYQDGLGKIVTRAKMDLSDEKKITITELPFGSTTESLMDSIEKAAKNNKVRIASINDYTAETVNIEIKLPRGVYAADVVDALYAYTECEQTIYCNLLVIRDNMPVQITVTDVIKFHAKQLIGVLKDELTVERAEQFEKLHLRTLERIFIEERIYKNIEQMKTQETVVAAVKKGFVPFKKELLRPITDDDVDHLLKIPIRRISLYDINKNRQEVEAAKNRIKEIDKLLKHLAAYAITWLDGLLAKLDAEKTQRLTTIADIEKVDVKEIVKRDIPLKYDGTSGYLGTGVSGGVEVLKITPYDRVLFVRRSGIFSVTDSPQKVFVGPGMFWCGLADKESLSKVLFTVIYRDPETKYVFVKRCRVEGYIMNRDYFFAPDGKEVLHVDTRKNFTFTLHYVKKARLKKLDESFKASAFPEKGLKAQGTRAAPKEVESVDVEPPKEA; encoded by the coding sequence ATGGCATACGTAAAAAATCTTTTCGACAGCAATTTTATTCAATACGCGAGCTACGTTATCCGAGATCGTGCTATCCCCGAACTCGTCGACGGACTGAAACCGGTACAGCGGAGAATCCTCCACACGCTTCTCGAAGCGGACGACGGCAAATTTCACAAAGTCGCAAACGTCGTCGGTCAGTGCATGAAATATCACCCGCACGGGGATGCGTCCATTTATTCGGCGCTCGTCGTTCTTGCCAATAAGGATTTGCTCGTCGACCGGCAGGGAAACTTCGGAAACCTCTACACAGGAGACTCTGCTTCCGCGGCGCGTTATATCGAATGCCGTCTGCGTCCCATTGCACGCGATATCCTCTACAATCCGAAAATCACCGATTACGTTCCGAGCTACGACGGGCGCAATAAAGAGCCCGTTATGTTCCGTGCAAAGCTGCCTCTCGTGCTGATTTTGGGCGCGGAAGGGATCGCCGTCGGCATGAGTACGAAAATCCTTCCTCACAATATCCGCGAAGTCATCGAAGCCGAAAAAAAATGTCTGCGCGGCGAAAAGTTTACGCTCTATCCCGACTTTCAAACGGGCGGTCTCATCGACGTATCGGACTATCAGGACGGCTTGGGGAAAATCGTTACAAGAGCGAAGATGGATTTAAGCGACGAAAAAAAGATTACGATTACCGAACTGCCCTTCGGTTCGACTACCGAGTCGCTCATGGACTCGATCGAAAAAGCGGCAAAGAACAATAAAGTGCGCATCGCGTCGATCAACGATTACACGGCGGAAACCGTCAATATCGAAATAAAGCTTCCGCGCGGCGTGTATGCCGCCGATGTCGTCGATGCGCTTTACGCGTATACCGAATGCGAACAGACGATATACTGCAACCTGCTCGTCATCCGCGACAATATGCCGGTACAGATTACCGTAACCGACGTTATTAAATTTCACGCAAAGCAGCTCATCGGCGTGCTGAAAGACGAACTCACCGTCGAGCGTGCCGAACAATTCGAAAAGCTGCATTTGCGGACGCTTGAGCGCATCTTTATCGAAGAACGCATCTATAAAAATATCGAACAGATGAAAACGCAGGAAACGGTCGTCGCTGCGGTAAAAAAAGGTTTTGTGCCGTTTAAAAAAGAGCTCCTGCGTCCCATAACCGACGACGATGTCGATCACTTGCTGAAGATTCCGATCCGCCGTATTTCGCTTTACGATATCAACAAAAACCGCCAGGAAGTGGAAGCCGCAAAAAATCGCATCAAAGAAATCGACAAGCTTTTAAAGCACCTTGCCGCCTATGCGATCACGTGGCTCGACGGTTTACTTGCAAAGCTCGATGCGGAAAAGACGCAGCGTCTCACGACGATCGCGGACATCGAAAAAGTCGACGTCAAAGAAATCGTCAAGCGCGACATTCCGCTCAAATACGACGGTACGTCGGGCTATCTCGGAACGGGCGTTTCGGGCGGTGTCGAAGTGCTTAAAATTACGCCCTACGACAGGGTGCTCTTTGTCAGGCGGAGCGGCATATTCAGCGTAACCGATTCTCCGCAAAAAGTTTTCGTCGGGCCGGGCATGTTTTGGTGCGGGCTTGCGGACAAAGAAAGTCTTTCGAAAGTGCTCTTTACGGTCATCTACCGCGACCCCGAAACGAAATACGTTTTTGTTAAACGATGCCGCGTCGAAGGTTATATCATGAACCGCGACTATTTTTTTGCGCCCGACGGCAAAGAAGTGCTCCACGTCGATACGCGGAAAAATTTTACGTTTACGCTGCATTACGTGAAAAAAGCGCGGTTAAAAAAACTCGACGAAAGTTTTAAAGCGTCCGCATTCCCCGAAAAGGGATTGAAAGCGCAGGGTACGAGAGCAGCTCCGAAAGAAGTCGAATCTGTCGACGTCGAGCCTCCGAAAGAAGCTTAA
- a CDS encoding pyridoxamine kinase has protein sequence MKRIVTVQDISCVGKCSLTVALPVISAMGVEAAILPTAVLSTHTAFKGFTFRDLTEDITPICDHWKREKISFDAIYTGYLGSFEQLDLMKKMFADFGGKDVLVFVDPCMADNGKLYPGFTQEFAFAMAKLAGLADVIAPNMTEASFMLGVPYKAAGSYDEAYIKDMLKKLAALGAKRIVLKGIEFASEPGKIGIMSYDSASGDYTNYFHEKCATSFHGTGDIFASVCVGALMRGLSLEQSYALAADFVVESIKATVSHKDYNWYGVDFESAIPYLVKRLGA, from the coding sequence ATGAAACGAATCGTCACCGTACAGGACATTTCATGCGTGGGAAAGTGCTCGCTCACCGTAGCGCTTCCCGTCATTTCCGCGATGGGAGTCGAAGCCGCCATTTTGCCGACGGCAGTGCTTTCGACGCACACCGCATTCAAAGGTTTTACGTTCCGCGATCTCACGGAAGACATCACGCCGATATGCGATCATTGGAAACGTGAAAAGATTTCGTTTGACGCGATCTATACCGGTTACCTCGGCTCTTTCGAACAGCTCGATTTGATGAAAAAAATGTTCGCCGACTTCGGCGGAAAAGACGTGCTCGTCTTCGTCGATCCGTGTATGGCCGACAACGGAAAACTTTATCCGGGCTTTACGCAGGAGTTCGCATTCGCGATGGCAAAGCTCGCAGGCCTCGCCGACGTCATCGCGCCGAATATGACCGAAGCGTCGTTTATGCTCGGCGTTCCGTATAAAGCTGCAGGTTCATACGATGAGGCATACATCAAAGATATGCTCAAAAAACTCGCCGCCCTCGGCGCAAAGCGCATCGTTTTAAAGGGCATCGAGTTCGCTTCCGAACCCGGAAAGATCGGCATCATGTCCTACGATTCGGCAAGCGGAGATTACACGAATTACTTTCATGAAAAATGCGCGACGAGCTTTCACGGCACCGGCGACATCTTCGCAAGCGTCTGCGTCGGCGCTCTCATGCGCGGTCTTTCGCTCGAACAATCCTATGCACTCGCGGCGGACTTCGTCGTCGAATCGATCAAAGCGACCGTTTCGCACAAAGACTACAATTGGTACGGCGTCGATTTCGAAAGCGCTATTCCTTACCTCGTAAAGCGGCTCGGAGCATAA
- a CDS encoding transposase produces MAIIAQKPLFGWEQYGNFDGLRRLEILLPVLKDEPFMKVLEAARGHGRDDYPVRAVWNSIIAGIVFEHETIESLRRELKRNPALCDICGFAVLKGEGCIPKAGVYSRFIENILKHIDLLKEVFIHLREECYAVLPDFGKYLGIDGKAIRSFAKGKSDKYTKDGSNDRRGDSDANWGNHSHYNKLKAIVKTWFGYTVP; encoded by the coding sequence ATGGCAATTATAGCACAAAAACCATTGTTCGGGTGGGAACAGTACGGAAATTTTGACGGATTGCGTCGGCTGGAAATCCTGTTGCCGGTACTAAAAGATGAACCGTTTATGAAAGTCCTGGAAGCAGCACGCGGACATGGACGGGATGATTATCCGGTGAGGGCAGTCTGGAATTCAATTATTGCAGGAATTGTTTTCGAACATGAAACGATAGAAAGCCTGCGTCGTGAACTAAAGCGGAACCCTGCCCTGTGCGACATCTGCGGCTTTGCAGTACTCAAAGGAGAAGGGTGCATACCGAAAGCGGGAGTTTACAGCCGCTTCATAGAGAATATCTTGAAACATATAGATTTGCTGAAAGAAGTGTTTATACATCTGAGGGAAGAATGCTACGCGGTGTTGCCGGATTTCGGAAAATATCTTGGAATAGACGGAAAAGCGATTCGAAGCTTTGCAAAAGGAAAATCAGACAAATACACAAAGGATGGAAGTAATGACCGCAGGGGCGACAGCGATGCCAACTGGGGAAATCACAGCCACTACAATAAACTGAAAGCAATCGTAAAAACATGGTTCGGCTATACCGTTCCTTAA
- a CDS encoding DUF6884 domain-containing protein, whose protein sequence is MKKVVLISCSKEKEPGKHRAEDLYIGSLYKKELAYAKHVLKPDMIFILSDKYHLLELSREISYHEGNFKTQPAAERKKWAQKVLASLKEKTDMEKDEFTILAGEKYFHYLIPALKKYKTPLHKIGGIGSQLHWLKEELAKRGIKA, encoded by the coding sequence ATGAAAAAGGTCGTATTGATTTCGTGTTCCAAAGAAAAAGAGCCGGGCAAACACAGGGCTGAAGATTTATACATAGGCAGCTTATATAAAAAAGAGCTTGCCTATGCTAAACACGTCCTAAAACCCGATATGATATTCATCCTCTCGGATAAATATCATCTGCTCGAACTGTCAAGGGAAATCTCTTATCATGAGGGTAATTTTAAGACACAACCTGCCGCCGAAAGAAAAAAATGGGCGCAAAAAGTCCTTGCTTCGTTAAAGGAAAAGACGGACATGGAAAAAGACGAGTTCACCATACTCGCAGGGGAAAAGTATTTTCACTACCTCATCCCCGCCCTTAAAAAATATAAAACGCCCCTGCACAAAATAGGCGGCATAGGCAGTCAATTACATTGGCTCAAAGAAGAGCTTGCAAAACGGGGCATCAAAGCCTAG
- a CDS encoding histidine phosphatase family protein: MRLLFIRHGDPNYDLDILTEKGKREAALLARRVAKWRVTDFFASPMGRAEETARIAMQDTGRKAEICDWLKEFHYKVRDPETGKSKIAWDWLPSFYTDPANKALLDVDEWMHAPVMESGDIAQHFAEVCTGFDGILARYGFVREGGIYRTDGTHCQKGVFNDSIAPVKRSYDDRTLVFFCHLGVMFAIIGHLVKISPMQLWQGFYVAPTSVTALASEERVPGTAFFRVQTFGDTNHLHDGNEAPSAAGYFTDVFYD; the protein is encoded by the coding sequence ATGCGCCTGTTATTTATCCGGCACGGCGACCCGAATTACGATTTGGACATACTTACCGAAAAGGGAAAGCGCGAAGCCGCCCTGCTTGCAAGACGCGTCGCAAAATGGCGCGTCACCGATTTTTTCGCTTCGCCCATGGGACGCGCCGAAGAGACGGCTCGAATCGCGATGCAGGATACCGGGCGCAAAGCCGAAATATGCGATTGGCTCAAAGAATTTCATTATAAAGTGCGCGACCCCGAGACGGGCAAAAGCAAAATCGCGTGGGACTGGCTCCCCTCTTTTTATACCGATCCCGCAAACAAAGCGCTCCTCGACGTCGACGAGTGGATGCACGCGCCCGTCATGGAATCGGGCGATATCGCACAGCACTTTGCAGAAGTGTGCACCGGCTTTGACGGCATCCTCGCGCGCTACGGCTTCGTGCGTGAAGGCGGCATCTACCGGACTGACGGCACGCACTGTCAAAAAGGCGTATTCAACGATTCGATCGCGCCCGTTAAACGATCCTACGACGACCGAACGCTCGTCTTTTTTTGCCACTTGGGCGTCATGTTCGCGATCATCGGTCATCTCGTAAAAATATCGCCCATGCAGCTGTGGCAGGGCTTTTACGTCGCGCCGACATCGGTGACCGCCCTCGCATCCGAAGAGCGCGTTCCCGGCACCGCATTTTTCCGCGTGCAAACTTTCGGCGACACGAATCACTTGCACGACGGAAACGAAGCGCCTTCGGCCGCAGGGTACTTTACCGACGTATTCTACGACTGA
- the cimA gene encoding citramalate synthase, protein MRSNTRVDILDSTLRDGVQGEGISLSVQDKIHIVRALDELGVAYIEAGNPGSNPKDMEFFQEIKKTPLANAKLCAFGATRRKDISCAEDVNVQSLLAAETEDVVIFGKSWTFHVVDIIKTTLEENLSMIRDTCAFLTKNNRRVIYDAEHFFTGYRHDRDYALKTLAAAIEGGAGVLTLCETTGGCLIDECKKAVADVCAHFGREALVGIHTHDDSGLAVANSLVAVEAGARHVQGTLLGFGERTGNANLATIIADLQLKMGYTCLPDEKLKSLTPIARRVAEIANIALNPQLPYVGANAFAHKAGMHIDAVIKNPDAYEHIAPESVGNSRVFLMSEVAGRSMIIEKIKKFDPAIQKDDPVVLEIIKKMKELEFEGYQFEGADGSFELLVRKTIGKYQPFFTLHYYQTSGINPRPEKGVNACAQIKVEVDGQIAVSAGEGDGPVNALDIALRRALEKFYPAVKKIRLTDFKVRVIDGKSATAARVRVLIESTDGVDSWTTVGVSADIMEASWLALVDSFEYKLIKDIEKHFRKMI, encoded by the coding sequence ATGCGTTCAAATACTAGGGTCGATATCCTCGACTCGACGCTGCGCGACGGCGTGCAGGGCGAGGGTATCAGTCTTTCGGTACAGGATAAAATTCACATCGTGCGTGCGCTCGACGAACTCGGTGTCGCGTATATCGAAGCGGGGAACCCCGGCTCGAATCCGAAAGACATGGAATTCTTTCAGGAAATAAAAAAAACGCCGCTTGCAAATGCGAAACTCTGCGCTTTCGGCGCGACGCGCAGAAAAGATATTTCGTGCGCGGAAGATGTAAACGTACAAAGCCTTTTGGCGGCGGAGACGGAAGACGTCGTCATATTCGGAAAGTCGTGGACATTCCACGTCGTCGATATTATTAAAACGACGCTCGAAGAAAACCTTTCGATGATCCGCGATACGTGCGCATTTTTAACGAAAAACAACCGCCGTGTCATCTACGACGCCGAACATTTTTTTACCGGCTACCGGCACGATAGAGACTATGCGCTGAAAACGCTCGCCGCGGCAATCGAAGGGGGTGCCGGCGTGCTCACGCTTTGCGAAACGACGGGCGGCTGCCTCATCGACGAATGTAAAAAAGCGGTTGCCGATGTGTGCGCGCATTTCGGACGTGAAGCCCTTGTCGGCATCCACACGCACGACGATTCGGGGCTTGCCGTTGCGAACTCGCTCGTTGCGGTTGAAGCGGGAGCCCGTCACGTACAGGGAACGCTTCTCGGCTTCGGAGAGCGTACGGGAAACGCAAACCTTGCGACCATCATCGCCGACTTGCAGTTGAAGATGGGCTATACCTGCCTTCCGGATGAAAAACTGAAATCGCTTACACCGATCGCGCGGCGAGTAGCCGAAATCGCGAATATCGCCCTGAATCCGCAGCTGCCCTATGTCGGCGCGAATGCGTTTGCGCACAAAGCGGGGATGCACATCGATGCGGTTATTAAAAATCCCGATGCGTACGAACACATCGCCCCCGAAAGCGTCGGAAACTCCCGCGTGTTCCTCATGAGCGAAGTTGCCGGGCGCAGCATGATCATCGAAAAGATTAAAAAATTCGATCCGGCGATTCAAAAAGACGATCCGGTCGTTTTGGAAATTATTAAAAAAATGAAAGAGCTCGAATTCGAAGGCTATCAGTTTGAAGGAGCCGACGGAAGTTTCGAACTGCTCGTGCGCAAAACGATCGGAAAATACCAGCCGTTTTTTACGCTGCATTATTATCAGACGAGCGGTATCAATCCGAGGCCCGAAAAGGGAGTCAACGCATGTGCGCAGATTAAAGTTGAAGTCGACGGACAGATCGCGGTGAGTGCGGGCGAAGGCGACGGTCCCGTCAACGCGCTCGATATCGCGCTCCGCCGCGCGCTCGAAAAATTTTATCCCGCAGTAAAAAAGATCCGGCTCACCGATTTTAAAGTCCGCGTCATCGACGGAAAGTCCGCGACCGCAGCGCGCGTGAGAGTCCTCATCGAAAGCACCGACGGGGTCGATTCGTGGACGACGGTCGGCGTTTCGGCGGATATCATGGAAGCCTCTTGGCTCGCCCTCGTCGATTCGTTCGAATATAAATTGATAAAAGATATCGAAAAACATTTTCGAAAAATGATATGA
- a CDS encoding leucine-rich repeat domain-containing protein has protein sequence MTKRKDTKAKAFTCRGAAALITAALLTAALLLTGCPQSIENKPNIPSGPDPNLRIEGGVLKGYNETPSGALVIPAGVTEIAGSAFSGCTSLTQVNFPASLTTIGSYAFDSCTGLTSLTLPASLETLNYNAFYGCTEIAGTVVMPANLKTIGSSTFSNCNKVDAFDFTQCTQLTFIDSSAFGNCTKITAVTLLKSLKTIAASAFSSCTNLTTLTVDAASPHLSSEDNIIYDFNKTKLLCRAPNVTQVTFPPTLTEIAGSAFSGCTSLTQVNFPASLTTIGSYAFDSCTGLTSLTLPASLETLNYNAFYGCTEIAGTVVMPANLKTIGSSTFSNCNKVDAFDFTQCTQLTFIDSSAFGNCKADAVFTVKAGGNIKNLLLNSRSGIKASQIREVP, from the coding sequence ATGACAAAACGTAAAGACACGAAGGCAAAAGCTTTTACGTGCAGAGGAGCGGCGGCGCTCATCACGGCCGCACTGTTGACAGCGGCACTGCTGCTTACGGGCTGCCCGCAAAGTATCGAAAATAAGCCGAACATACCGAGCGGTCCCGATCCGAACTTGCGTATCGAAGGCGGCGTGCTTAAAGGGTATAACGAAACGCCTTCGGGCGCCCTCGTCATACCCGCAGGCGTTACTGAGATAGCCGGCAGTGCGTTTTCGGGTTGTACGAGCTTAACGCAAGTAAACTTTCCCGCCTCGCTTACAACTATCGGCAGCTATGCTTTCGATAGTTGTACGGGATTGACAAGTTTGACCTTACCTGCAAGCCTCGAAACGCTGAACTACAATGCCTTTTACGGCTGTACGGAAATAGCAGGCACGGTAGTCATGCCTGCAAACCTCAAGACTATCGGCAGCAGTACTTTTTCCAACTGCAATAAGGTCGACGCTTTCGATTTTACACAGTGTACCCAGCTTACCTTTATCGACAGCTCGGCGTTCGGAAACTGTACGAAGATAACGGCGGTAACTTTGCTTAAAAGCCTTAAAACGATTGCAGCCAGCGCTTTTTCAAGCTGTACAAATCTTACAACGCTTACGGTGGATGCGGCAAGTCCGCACTTGTCTTCTGAAGACAATATCATCTACGATTTCAATAAAACAAAGCTCTTGTGCCGTGCGCCGAACGTAACGCAGGTTACCTTTCCGCCAACGCTTACTGAGATAGCCGGCAGTGCGTTTTCGGGTTGTACGAGCTTAACGCAAGTGAACTTTCCCGCCTCGCTTACAACTATCGGCAGCTATGCTTTCGATAGTTGTACGGGATTGACAAGTTTGACCTTACCTGCAAGCCTCGAAACGCTGAACTACAATGCCTTTTACGGCTGTACGGAAATAGCAGGCACGGTAGTCATGCCTGCAAACCTCAAGACTATCGGCAGCAGTACTTTTTCCAACTGCAATAAGGTCGACGCTTTCGATTTTACACAGTGTACCCAGCTTACCTTTATCGACAGCTCGGCGTTCGGAAACTGTAAAGCGGATGCCGTATTTACGGTAAAGGCGGGCGGCAACATAAAGAACTTGTTGCTCAACAGCCGCAGCGGCATAAAAGCAAGCCAAATACGGGAAGTTCCCTAA
- a CDS encoding methyl-accepting chemotaxis protein, with amino-acid sequence MATQDITVDAVLDGGLELLRILMDYCNDTTKDDAVKRENLAVIENERVLQQKQEETLLNLSDISDSIGKSADVMIGANQETVENLEQTLEQFSDISMQVQKIAESGRTFFNQFSQLNTEIVSIEKFIVAIQSIAMNTQLLAFNASIEAAHAGQAGKGFRVIANEIKKLSSSTDDMSRKISETINRLRSDIDRLVSLNEENTNKLVTLQQSAKGSLKTIEDIKEGNSETFQSMSTLVGRLKESGDSISETIANINEVDRLNRQKEKAISDDQIQGLIQMNDRISFIIQLQQIFLYLKEKLAGADNRIAVDSFAS; translated from the coding sequence ATGGCTACACAGGATATAACGGTAGATGCGGTATTGGACGGCGGTCTTGAGCTTTTGCGGATTTTGATGGACTATTGTAACGATACGACAAAAGACGACGCGGTAAAACGGGAAAATCTCGCGGTCATAGAAAACGAACGTGTTTTGCAGCAAAAGCAGGAAGAAACGCTTTTAAACCTTTCGGATATAAGCGATTCTATCGGCAAAAGCGCCGACGTTATGATCGGTGCGAATCAAGAGACGGTCGAAAACCTTGAGCAGACGCTCGAGCAGTTCAGCGATATTTCGATGCAGGTACAAAAGATTGCAGAAAGCGGCCGCACCTTTTTTAATCAATTTTCCCAGCTGAACACTGAAATAGTTTCCATAGAAAAATTTATCGTTGCCATTCAAAGCATCGCCATGAATACGCAGCTGCTCGCGTTCAACGCTTCGATCGAAGCCGCTCACGCGGGGCAAGCGGGTAAAGGCTTTCGCGTCATTGCGAATGAAATAAAAAAGCTTTCGAGCAGCACGGACGATATGTCGCGAAAGATCAGCGAAACCATCAATCGCCTCCGTTCCGATATCGATCGTTTGGTTTCCCTGAACGAAGAAAATACAAATAAACTCGTGACACTGCAGCAGTCGGCAAAAGGTTCGCTGAAAACTATCGAAGACATAAAAGAGGGAAACAGCGAAACGTTTCAATCGATGTCGACACTTGTCGGGCGCTTAAAAGAGAGCGGCGATTCCATTTCGGAAACGATTGCCAATATCAACGAAGTAGACCGCTTGAACCGGCAAAAAGAAAAAGCGATCAGCGATGATCAGATACAAGGCTTAATACAGATGAACGACCGTATTTCGTTTATCATTCAGCTGCAGCAAATATTCCTGTACCTCAAAGAAAAGCTTGCGGGTGCGGACAACCGCATTGCCGTCGATTCCTTTGCAAGTTGA
- a CDS encoding FIST signal transduction protein, with translation MKQEVVSTAITGDIHEVVNSLCRALQAPFSAYSAVIFFASSIYDFSALSAEIKARFPDAEVIGTTTCGEISMKGFTNHSIVLTAVSGPEIRFSGVLLDAVNKFPIIHKKKILSAMNRCGIDANDPACHMHAFALAFVNGICQAEEALLSVFYAVVPNDKFIIAGGGAGDDLQFKKTYVSYNGDVISDGAVILFFHTSLKFDIRKENIYKPNGKQVTVTQADVACRLIRTMNYSSPRKEYAEAVGCPESGVGDMTFDHPLGRRIGDEIFITAFDKFNPDGTVNMQGRILPGSIIDILEPDDYAEITRNTCDEIIRAIPHPQFVMFINCAFRALLFARDKSGPVMTSIYNAKFPVYCGFSSYGELFRKVYLNQTLVSIVIGE, from the coding sequence ATGAAACAAGAGGTAGTAAGTACAGCGATTACAGGCGATATACACGAAGTTGTAAACAGTCTGTGTCGAGCGCTGCAAGCTCCGTTTTCGGCATACAGCGCGGTGATTTTTTTTGCGAGCTCGATCTATGATTTTTCCGCTCTCTCCGCCGAGATAAAGGCGCGTTTTCCCGATGCTGAGGTTATCGGGACGACGACGTGCGGTGAGATATCCATGAAAGGATTTACGAATCATTCTATCGTGCTGACTGCCGTCAGCGGTCCCGAAATACGTTTTTCAGGGGTATTGCTCGACGCCGTAAATAAATTTCCGATTATCCACAAAAAGAAAATTTTGTCCGCGATGAACAGATGCGGCATCGACGCGAACGATCCCGCTTGTCATATGCACGCTTTTGCGCTCGCTTTTGTAAACGGCATCTGTCAGGCGGAAGAAGCGCTGCTTTCCGTATTTTACGCAGTCGTGCCGAACGATAAATTCATCATCGCAGGCGGCGGGGCGGGCGACGATCTGCAATTTAAAAAAACCTATGTGAGTTATAACGGAGACGTCATTTCGGACGGCGCGGTTATTTTATTTTTTCATACGTCGCTCAAATTCGATATCAGAAAGGAAAATATCTACAAGCCGAACGGAAAGCAGGTAACCGTTACGCAGGCGGATGTCGCCTGCCGTCTGATACGGACGATGAATTATTCTTCACCGAGAAAAGAATATGCGGAGGCGGTCGGCTGTCCCGAAAGCGGCGTCGGCGACATGACCTTCGATCATCCGTTGGGAAGACGGATCGGCGATGAAATTTTTATTACCGCATTCGATAAATTCAATCCCGACGGTACGGTAAATATGCAGGGGCGAATTCTTCCCGGAAGCATTATCGATATCCTCGAGCCGGATGATTATGCCGAAATTACACGAAATACGTGCGATGAAATCATCCGTGCGATACCGCATCCGCAGTTTGTCATGTTTATCAATTGCGCTTTCCGCGCGCTGCTCTTTGCCAGAGATAAATCGGGACCCGTTATGACGAGCATATACAATGCGAAATTTCCCGTGTACTGCGGTTTTTCGAGTTACGGCGAATTGTTTCGAAAAGTGTACTTGAATCAGACATTGGTTTCAATCGTTATCGGTGAATAA